In Thermothelomyces thermophilus ATCC 42464 chromosome 2, complete sequence, a single window of DNA contains:
- a CDS encoding flavo protein pyridine nucleotide cytochrome reductase-like protein (Flavoprotein pyridine nucleotide cytochrome reductase-like protein) yields MATQIDRLLAEHSAASVPEEPHPGPSAAPSLTYSDSSDEHELEEPRQPEPRRRRASTRLIAQSPADVQRITGETTTQLIRRCCGGGCCLGLGRPKQDDVEIEQIEFPDNDAYRSLCLKIDQIPATLNSVCDLPEQTVFLQPLRRPSNVPSPTDSGVSLGADSPTAPAGDIEKRLHNLGLEDLDTRIQPPSFVQPHPPHHVFPARIHNARELTRPGAEKRTFHFDLDVTNYPEGEGVDFKVGGAIGVSAPNEASLVEEILDLLLVPRFLRDKPVLLRTTKGRWPTVWGDDKARELVTTRRDLLTWCSDVQSYPPTKQILRVLAEHATDANERKILLFLCSAEGQGVFCDFRTGPHITLVQLLHAFPSAKPPLDQLLSVLPPLMPRFYSLSNDPHESFLTRDGEQHRLIEIAVTVHETADWRTGKRTGVGSGFFQRQALRFLDAQARGERDPEFYIPMFKGLMANPLAKQFVTDGPMLLIGAGVGIAPFRGFVQRRLKTASCANKVWVLQGVRDSLVDELYSGEWGVHEDEVKKVVQSRRGEGRYVQEEVKAQADLVWYIINSVDGRVFVCGSSKGMGEGVEKALVEVAMIKGNLEREEAQTFWNLKKEAGQYIAETW; encoded by the coding sequence ATGGCCACGCAGATTGATCGTCTCCTGGCCGAGCATTCGGCCGCGAGCGTTCCCGAGGAACCTCACCCTGGGCCGTCGGCCGCGCCCTCGCTTACATATTCCGATTCGTCTGACGAGCACGAATTGGAAGAGCCCCGCCAGCCAGAGccacgccgccggcgcgcATCGACGCGCCTGATCGCCCAGAGCCCGGCCGATGTGCAACGCATCACGGGCGAGACCACGACCCAACTGATCCGCCGATGCTGCGGAGGCGGTTGCTGCCTCGGTCTTGGGCGGCCAAAGCAGGACGACGTCGAGATTGAGCAGATCGAGTTTCCTGACAACGATGCATATCGGTCGCTGTGCCTGAAGATCGATCAGATCCCTGCGACCCTGAACAGCGTCTGCGATCTCCCCGAGCAGACCGTGTTTCTGCAACCGCTTCGACGGCCCTCCAATGTCCCGTCTCCGACAGACTCGGGTGTTTCGCTGGGCGCGGACAGCCCGACCGCCCCCGCGGGCGACATTGAAAAGAGGTTACACAACCTCGGGCTGGAGGATCTCGACACGCGGATACAGCCGCCCTCGTTTGTCCAGCCGCACCCCCCGCACCACGTCTTCCCCGCGCGCATCCACAACGCCCGCGAACTGACACGGCCGGGGGCCGAGAAACGGACGTTCCACTTCGATCTCGATGTTACAAACTACCCCGAAGGCGAAGGGGTGGACTTCAAAGTTGGCGGCGCCATCGGCGTGTCAGCGCCCAACGAGGCGTCGCTGGTCGAGGAGATTCTCGACCTGCTCCTCGTGCCTCGCTTCCTGCGCGACAAGCCGGTCTTGCTGCGCACGACCAAGGGAAGATGGCCCACCGTCTGGGGCGACGACAAGGCCCGCGAGCTCGTCACCACGCGGAGAGATCTGTTGACCTGGTGCTCCGATGTCCAATCGTACCCGCCGACAAAGCAGATCCTCCGCGTCCTCGCCGAGCACGCGACGGACGCAAACGAGCGCAAGATCCTGCTCTTCCTCTGCTCGGCCGAGGGCCAGGGCGTGTTCTGCGACTTCCGCACCGGGCCGCACATCACGCTCGTCCAGCTCCTGCATGCCTTCCCGAGCGCCAAGCCGCCCCTGGACCAGCTCCTCTCCGTCCTCCCTCCGCTGATGCCCCGCTTCTACTCGCTGTCCAACGACCCGCACGAGTCGTTCCTGACGCGCGACGGGGAGCAGCACCGCCTGATCGAAATCGCGGTGACGGTGCACGAAACCGCCGACTGGCGGACGGGGAAGCGGACTGGCGTCGGGTCGGGCTTCTTCCAGCGGCAGGCGCTGCGGTTCCTCGACGCGCAGGCGCGCGGCGAGCGCGATCCGGAGTTCTACATCCCCATGTTCAAGGGCCTCATGGCGAACCCCCTGGCCAAGCAGTTCGTGACGGACGGGCCGATGCTGCTGATCGGGGCGGGCGTCGGCATCGCGCCGTTCCGCGGCTTCGTCCAGCGGCGCCTGAAGACGGCCAGCTGCGCCAACAAGGTCTGGGTGCTGCAGGGCGTGCGCGACTCGCTCGTCGACGAGCTCTACAGCGGCGAGTGGGGCGTGCACGAGGACGAGGTCAAGAAGGTGGTGCAGagccgccgcggcgaggGCCGCTACGTCCAGGAGGAGGTCAAGGCGCAGGCCGACCTGGTGTGGTACATCATCAACTCGGTCGACGGCCGCGTCTTTGTCTGCGGCAGCAGCAAGGGCATGGGAGAGGGCGTCGAGAAGGCCCTCGTCGAGGTTGCCATGATCAAGGGCAACCTCGAGCGGGAGGAGGCGCAGACGTTCTGGAACTTGAAGAAGGAGGCGGGCCAGTATATCGCCGAGACTTGGTGA